From a region of the Salarias fasciatus chromosome 6, fSalaFa1.1, whole genome shotgun sequence genome:
- the LOC115390846 gene encoding DDB1- and CUL4-associated factor 15-like, protein MEMAPNSKSEKDDNKQKTPRRHRDHVVKLLVRGKLSGQFSQRLFRKLPPRVCVPLKNIVSEEFLRAGHIFLGFTKCGRYILSYTSDWGEDYDFSFYTYHLYWWEFNLHSRLKQVQHVRLFAGEEIYSDLYLTVCEWPNDHSKIVIFGFNTRTSSSVLNLMMSDENNRDIYITVASMPPARPCSQCRPVPSASTTRTGGECLQHGFVLNSRYQVVYPFPTFQPAFQLKKDQVILLNTSYSLVACGISLCPGKQGQSSQILYTKRAALSGQASASPSPTASASPYSLPQGSPETRPPPNRSGAVPSSPSHSQAAMRAREFAADLFRRAQGGGAGVGKENEGQGEKRPAEEAAHIPGVRGPNAETPREEEEDCKEWRAEGRRTSLLQASTSGVSHSHPHCSEQVMSPASSSSSQSSSSHEVSPGEPGYVNYSRLHYCLQQPGAAEQSTGGYEDDKVQLPFTVTDLKGRNLQLVTGTHSGQSVCVEQLTLDFEYLINEVIRSDAAWAPQFCSFSDYDVVILEVCPETNTVMINIGLLLLAFSTSDEEHCRPNTYHSNLQVSWDLNTGVCRTVGVGDLTEVKGQTSGSVWSSYRKSCVNTVMKWLIPESSSRYITRMNNEALHKGSSLQVLADSDRCTWIVL, encoded by the exons ATGGAGATGGCGCCCAACTCCAAATCTGAAAAGGACGACAACAAGCAGAAAACACCCAGGAGACACAGAGACCATGTCGTCAAGTTGCTCGTGCGCGGGAAG CTGTCAGGACAGTTTTCTCAGCGTCTCTTCAGAAAGCTGCCGCCCCGGGTGTGTGTCCCATTAAAGAACATCGTCAGCGAGGAGTTCCTGCGCGCAGG ACATATATTTCTTGGCTTCACCAAATGTGGCCGCTACATTCTGTCCTACACCAGCGACTGGGGAGAAGATTATGATTTCTCCTTTTATACGTATCATCTGTACTGGTGGGAGTTCAACCTGCACAGTCGACTCAAGCAG GTCCAACATGTACGGCTGTTTGCAGGAGAGGAAATTTACAGTGATCTGTACCTGACTGTGTGCGAGTGGCCTAACGACCACTCCAAGATTGTCATCTTTGGCTTCAA TACTCGCACGTCAAGCTCGGTCCTGAATTTGATGATGAGCGATGAGAACAACAGAGACATCTACATCACTGTTGCGTCCATGCCACCTGCCAGACCGTGTTCTCAGTGCCGTCCAGTTCCCTCAGCCTCTACGACACGCACCG GTGGCGAGTGTCTCCAACACGGATTTGTGCTGAACAGCAGGTACCAGGTGGTCTATCCGTTCCCGACTTTCCAGCCGGCgttccagctgaagaaggatCAGGTCATCCTGCTGAACACCAGCTACTCTTTGGTGGCCTGCGGCATCTCGCTCTGCCCCG GTAAACAGGGCCAGTCATCTCAGATCCTTTACACGAAGAGAGCAGCCCTGTCAGGCCAAGCCTCGGCGTCTCCTTCCCCCACCGCCTCAGCCTCTCCTTACTCACTACCTCAAGGATCTCCCGAAACCCGTCCACCGCCGAACAGGTCCGGTGCAGTCCCTTCATCTCCGAGCCACTCCCAAGCCGCCATGCGAGCTCGGGAGTTTGCTGCTGATCTGTTCAGGCGAgcccagggaggaggagccggagTCGGTAAAGAAAATGAGGGCCAGGGAGAGAAGAGGCCAGCTGAAGAAGCTGCGCACATCCCAGGAGTCAGAGGACCGAATGCAGAGACTccgagagaagaggaggaagactgtAAAGAGTGGCGAGCAGAGGGGAGGCGGACTAGTTTGCTTCAGGCGTCTACATCAGGTGTGAGTCACTCTCATCCACACTGCTCTGAACAAGTGATGTCTCCTGCGTCATCTTCATCGTCCCAGTCGTCCTCGTCCCATGAAGTGAGCCCCGGCGAGCCAGGATACGTCAACTATTCACGGCTGCACTACTGTTTACAACAGCCAGGGGCGGCAGAGCAGAGTACAGGAG GTTATGAAGACGATAAGGTGCAGCTGCCTTTCACTGTCACTGATTTGAAAGGACGAAACCTGCAGCTGGTCACCGGCACTCACAGCGGACAG agtgtgtgtgtggagcagttGACTCTGGACTTTGAGTATCTTATCAATGAGGTGATCAGGAGCGACGCAGCCTGGGCTCCacagttctgctccttcagcGACTATGACGTTGTGATACTGGAG gTGTGTCCAGAGACCAACACTGTGATGATTAACATCGGCCTGCTCCTGCTGGCCTTCTCCACCTCAGACGAGGAGCACTGCAG GCCCAACACGTACCATTCCAACCTGCAGGTCAGCTGGGACCTCAATACAGGCGTGTGTCGCACCGTGGGCGTCGGGGACCTGACAGAGGTGAAGGGTCAGACCAG TGGGAGCGTGTGGAGCTCCTACAGGAAGTCCTGCGTCAACACGGTGATGAAGTGGCTGATTCCCGAGAGCAGCTCCCGCTACATCACCCGCATGAACAACGAGGCTCTGCACAAAG GCTCCTCGCTGCAAGTGTTGGCAGACAGCGACCGCTGCACCTGGATCGTATTATGA